One part of the Rhodothermales bacterium genome encodes these proteins:
- a CDS encoding Hsp20/alpha crystallin family protein, protein MSNLTRFFPSNDLSRMQREFDRLFNDFFPTQPAEGEAKRSWVPSVDLSETKDAYHLHFDVPGIAKEDITINFHDGVLTVSGERKSEEKAEDTNHVRLERSFGSFYRSFNLPAAVKANAIKAVYKDGVLEIEVPKADEVKPLKIKVA, encoded by the coding sequence ATGTCGAACCTTACGCGCTTTTTCCCCAGCAACGATCTGAGCCGGATGCAGCGAGAATTCGACCGGCTCTTCAACGACTTTTTCCCGACGCAGCCCGCCGAGGGCGAGGCCAAGCGGTCGTGGGTCCCCAGCGTCGACCTCTCGGAAACGAAGGATGCCTACCACCTGCACTTCGACGTGCCGGGCATCGCGAAGGAGGACATCACCATCAACTTCCACGACGGCGTCCTCACGGTGAGCGGCGAGCGGAAGTCGGAAGAGAAGGCGGAAGACACCAACCACGTCCGCCTCGAACGCAGCTTCGGCAGCTTCTACCGCAGCTTCAACCTGCCGGCCGCCGTCAAGGCCAACGCCATCAAGGCGGTCTATAAGGACGGCGTCCTCGAAATCGAGGTCCCGAAGGCGGACGAGGTGAAGCCGCTGAAGATCAAGGTGGCGTAG
- a CDS encoding molybdopterin-dependent oxidoreductase: MTQHSGRTDVSRRSFIARLGGTVLGVALTPLAGCETNMVAPFVEGTDIPFLTPLTDPNPDRAFYVQYGADGTVTNWPGPRQIARDAWTLTVDGLVPQPRTFTYADIQRLSGEAIRIVGTLRCIVDSTFVPGLIGTTLFTGIPLRLLLQEAGVDAAATRRLRIYGADGFTNNLRILEAMGPFAPEQVEPLLVYQMGDAALTPDHGFPVRLVVPGQYGYKSVKWINRIEATASDAAFGSYQDVLGYTDDGRVQVVNKATNPLRNAQISAGTTTIFGYAMSGMAGISRVEISIDDAPFTPVTLVDLPQVLSANPSLRATLQVDNASLYPYPFRGVWTLWEYPWTATAGAHTIRVRAIDRAGNTQPDTDDVVEDGENPVFRISVTVA; this comes from the coding sequence ATGACCCAGCATTCGGGGCGCACCGACGTATCGCGCCGTTCGTTCATCGCCCGGCTCGGAGGCACCGTGCTCGGCGTCGCCCTGACGCCCCTGGCAGGGTGCGAGACGAACATGGTGGCGCCGTTCGTCGAGGGCACCGACATCCCCTTTCTCACCCCGCTGACGGACCCCAATCCCGACCGCGCCTTCTACGTCCAGTACGGCGCCGACGGCACCGTCACCAACTGGCCCGGCCCCCGCCAGATCGCGCGCGACGCGTGGACGCTGACCGTCGACGGCCTCGTGCCCCAGCCGCGCACCTTCACCTATGCCGACATCCAGCGGCTTTCCGGTGAGGCGATCCGCATCGTGGGCACGCTCCGCTGCATCGTCGACAGCACCTTCGTCCCCGGGCTCATCGGCACGACGCTGTTCACGGGGATTCCGCTCCGGCTCCTGCTCCAGGAAGCCGGCGTGGACGCGGCGGCCACCCGCCGGCTGCGCATCTACGGCGCCGACGGTTTCACCAACAACCTGCGGATCCTCGAAGCGATGGGACCGTTCGCGCCCGAGCAGGTCGAGCCGTTGCTCGTCTACCAGATGGGCGACGCGGCCCTCACGCCGGATCACGGCTTCCCCGTCCGCCTCGTCGTTCCGGGCCAGTACGGCTACAAGAGCGTCAAGTGGATCAACCGCATCGAGGCGACGGCGTCGGATGCCGCCTTCGGCAGCTATCAGGACGTGCTCGGCTACACCGACGACGGACGCGTGCAGGTGGTCAACAAGGCGACGAACCCCCTTCGCAACGCCCAGATTTCAGCCGGCACCACGACGATCTTCGGCTATGCGATGAGCGGCATGGCCGGCATCTCGCGCGTCGAGATCTCCATCGACGACGCCCCCTTCACCCCCGTCACGCTCGTCGATCTCCCGCAGGTCCTCAGCGCCAACCCCTCGCTCCGCGCCACCCTGCAGGTCGACAACGCCTCGCTCTACCCCTACCCCTTCCGCGGGGTGTGGACGCTCTGGGAATACCCGTGGACCGCCACCGCCGGCGCCCACACGATCCGCGTCCGCGCCATCGACCGGGCCGGCAATACCCAGCCGGATACCGACGACGTAGTGGAAGACGGCGAAAACCCGGTCTTCCGGATCAGCGTGACGGTCGCCTGA
- a CDS encoding SufE family protein: MSVAAELASLAGLLAELDATDRLEILTDYASRLPALDPAWAPARDAGLHMVLECQSPVFFVARLADGRVEIHADVPAEAPVARGFVSLLITLFDGAPAESLREAPANILDRLGLSEALGMRRRHGLGAIYRRLLEAGA; the protein is encoded by the coding sequence ATGTCCGTCGCCGCCGAACTGGCGTCGCTCGCCGGCCTCCTGGCCGAGCTCGACGCGACCGACCGGCTGGAGATCCTGACCGACTACGCCAGCCGCCTGCCGGCGCTCGACCCCGCCTGGGCGCCGGCGCGCGACGCCGGGCTGCACATGGTGCTCGAGTGCCAGTCGCCGGTCTTTTTTGTCGCCCGCCTCGCCGACGGCCGGGTGGAGATCCATGCCGACGTGCCGGCGGAGGCGCCGGTAGCGCGCGGCTTTGTCTCCCTGCTCATCACCCTCTTCGACGGCGCGCCGGCCGAGTCGCTGCGCGAGGCTCCCGCAAACATTCTGGACCGGCTCGGCCTTTCCGAGGCCCTCGGGATGCGCCGGCGGCACGGGCTGGGGGCGATCTATCGCCGGCTGCTGGAGGCCGGCGCCTGA
- a CDS encoding response regulator transcription factor, producing the protein MQEPRILLVEDDAELRSLVEGRLRESGYNVRTAATGTEALVRVDEQAPDLVLLDVMLPEMDGLEVCRRLRATHPLLYIIMLTARTDELDRVVGLEVGADDYVTKPFSLQELVARVRAALRRLRLTAEQRPAGEEGDEESILVFDELHIDPIRREVRLHGELIRLTVREFDLLIFLARNADRPFTRTQLLGKVWEIQYEGYDRTVDSHVQRLRAKIEDDPGNPRFIRTVWGVGYKFQADIEA; encoded by the coding sequence ATGCAAGAACCCCGAATCTTACTTGTTGAGGACGACGCCGAGTTGCGTTCGCTGGTTGAAGGACGGCTCCGCGAATCTGGCTATAACGTGCGGACGGCCGCCACGGGCACCGAGGCGCTCGTTCGGGTCGACGAACAGGCCCCCGATCTGGTACTGCTCGATGTGATGCTCCCCGAAATGGATGGGTTGGAGGTGTGCCGGCGGCTCCGCGCCACGCACCCGTTGCTGTACATCATCATGCTTACCGCGCGGACGGACGAACTCGACCGCGTCGTGGGCCTCGAGGTGGGGGCGGACGACTACGTAACCAAGCCGTTCAGCCTGCAGGAACTCGTCGCGCGCGTGCGCGCCGCCCTGCGCCGGCTCCGGCTCACCGCCGAGCAGCGCCCCGCCGGCGAAGAGGGCGACGAAGAGTCGATCCTCGTGTTCGACGAACTCCACATCGACCCGATCCGCCGCGAGGTGCGCCTGCATGGCGAGCTGATCCGGCTCACGGTGCGGGAGTTCGATCTGCTCATTTTCCTCGCGCGAAACGCCGACCGCCCCTTCACCCGCACCCAGCTGCTGGGCAAGGTCTGGGAAATCCAGTACGAAGGGTACGACCGGACGGTGGATTCGCATGTACAGCGCCTCCGAGCTAAAATCGAAGACGACCCGGGCAACCCGCGGTTCATCCGGACCGTGTGGGGCGTCGGGTACAAATTCCAGGCTGATATCGAGGCATGA
- a CDS encoding DUF4249 family protein, whose protein sequence is MSLLRFASSRAASLAALMALALATGCDTTSTFEHEPEVVVEAYLLAGERLPQVRISRSTSIKEIYDFTERAISDATVRILLLAADGSTEAVYDYFILEQEPGVYRPSDVVLVESERTYRLEVVVPGEPAPVTATTIVPGDFELVAVNADTIVYQGGSQLELDVTRSVYPGRQSIYVFTTESLTPTADLLTPFYRDVAGDNEEDIGNLQVTNSPLINEGNYDINPDGTLTIRLPWIAVAFYGQNRLTASALDDNLYDFFRSQSVQQGGSTLSPGEIPNVIEHVEGGAGVFGSYARSSFVVTIVPQSAP, encoded by the coding sequence ATGTCTCTTTTACGATTCGCTTCTAGCCGCGCCGCGTCGCTCGCCGCCCTGATGGCGCTGGCGCTGGCGACCGGCTGCGATACGACCAGCACCTTCGAACACGAACCGGAAGTCGTGGTGGAGGCCTATCTCCTCGCCGGCGAAAGGCTGCCGCAAGTGCGCATCAGCCGCAGCACGAGCATCAAGGAGATTTATGACTTCACGGAGCGCGCCATCAGCGACGCGACCGTCCGCATCCTGCTCCTCGCGGCAGATGGTTCGACCGAGGCGGTGTACGACTACTTCATCCTCGAACAGGAGCCGGGCGTCTACCGGCCGAGCGATGTAGTCCTCGTGGAGTCCGAACGGACCTACCGCCTCGAAGTCGTCGTGCCCGGCGAACCCGCGCCGGTGACCGCGACGACGATCGTTCCGGGCGACTTCGAGCTCGTCGCCGTCAATGCGGACACCATCGTGTACCAGGGGGGGAGCCAGCTCGAGCTCGACGTGACGCGGAGCGTCTACCCGGGCCGGCAGAGCATCTACGTCTTCACGACCGAATCGCTGACCCCGACGGCCGACCTGCTCACGCCGTTCTACCGCGACGTCGCCGGCGACAACGAGGAGGACATTGGCAACCTCCAGGTCACCAATTCGCCGCTGATCAACGAGGGCAACTACGATATCAATCCGGACGGCACGCTCACGATCCGGCTCCCGTGGATCGCGGTCGCCTTTTACGGGCAGAACCGGCTCACCGCGAGCGCGCTCGACGACAACCTGTACGACTTCTTCCGTTCGCAAAGCGTGCAGCAGGGCGGCTCGACGCTTTCGCCGGGCGAGATCCCGAACGTCATCGAGCATGTGGAAGGGGGCGCCGGCGTGTTCGGCAGCTATGCCCGCTCGTCGTTCGTGGTGACGATCGTGCCCCAATCCGCGCCCTGA
- a CDS encoding tetratricopeptide repeat protein: protein MKNLVMYCGLLLVGLISMAAGCGGDPNVEGAKLALTLDDVNYEEYLSKLDQAIASNPQNAEAYEVKGKLLQRQAGEVRDAAQHTEIVEKMVEAYNKALEVEPGRASTIQQLRQAYVSEFQLGFQAFNRGRENKDAYTEAVTYFQNTSTIQPDSAGPYVNAAYAMINAGMQQQAIAPFEKALSLGENEADSYVLLSNLYMQHNRTPDAIALLEKARDMYPDKPELQSQLLNAYITSGQMDRAKQVYADAVKREPDNKLYHYNYGTLLLEAEEYAAAEAEFRSAIRLDPDYGVAYYNLGATFINQAVAVNEQISEKDDHLRENRDSMSSSQRTQAEEELEGLVEQRKQYFEQAVEPLEKARDLQVAAGEDATLTCNALFTAYVQTGQQDKAEEAAACAGIDLN, encoded by the coding sequence ATGAAAAACCTTGTCATGTACTGCGGCCTGTTGTTGGTCGGACTTATATCGATGGCGGCGGGCTGCGGCGGCGATCCGAATGTGGAGGGTGCCAAGCTTGCGTTGACGCTGGACGATGTGAACTACGAGGAATACCTCAGCAAGCTCGACCAGGCGATCGCATCGAATCCGCAGAATGCGGAAGCGTACGAAGTGAAGGGCAAACTCCTGCAGCGCCAGGCTGGCGAAGTGCGCGACGCCGCCCAGCACACGGAGATCGTCGAGAAGATGGTGGAAGCCTACAACAAGGCGCTCGAAGTCGAGCCCGGTCGCGCGTCGACCATCCAGCAGCTGCGCCAGGCCTACGTGAGCGAGTTCCAGCTGGGCTTCCAGGCCTTCAACCGGGGCCGCGAAAACAAGGATGCGTACACCGAAGCGGTGACGTACTTCCAGAACACGTCGACCATCCAGCCCGACTCCGCCGGCCCCTACGTCAACGCGGCCTACGCGATGATCAACGCCGGCATGCAGCAGCAGGCCATCGCGCCGTTCGAAAAAGCCCTCTCCCTGGGCGAAAACGAGGCCGATTCCTACGTGCTTCTGTCGAACCTCTACATGCAGCACAACCGGACGCCGGATGCCATCGCCCTGCTCGAAAAAGCGCGCGACATGTATCCCGACAAGCCGGAGCTGCAGAGCCAGCTGCTCAACGCCTACATCACGTCGGGCCAGATGGACCGCGCCAAGCAGGTCTATGCCGACGCCGTGAAGCGCGAGCCGGATAACAAGCTCTACCACTACAACTACGGCACGCTCCTCCTGGAAGCCGAAGAGTACGCGGCGGCCGAAGCGGAATTCCGTTCGGCGATCCGTCTCGATCCGGATTACGGCGTCGCCTACTACAACCTCGGCGCGACGTTCATCAACCAGGCGGTCGCGGTCAACGAGCAGATCTCGGAGAAGGACGACCACCTGCGCGAGAACCGCGACAGCATGTCGTCCAGCCAGCGCACGCAGGCCGAAGAAGAACTGGAAGGGCTGGTCGAACAGCGCAAGCAGTACTTCGAGCAGGCCGTCGAGCCCCTTGAAAAGGCGCGCGACCTCCAGGTGGCCGCCGGCGAAGACGCCACGCTGACCTGCAACGCGCTCTTCACGGCGTACGTCCAGACGGGCCAGCAGGACAAGGCGGAAGAAGCCGCCGCCTGCGCCGGCATCGACCTGAACTGA
- a CDS encoding HAMP domain-containing sensor histidine kinase produces the protein MIHEEHDIEPAPWFSLSRSAFWKVAGILVGVQVATGLLAVALSAYFAYDRSLNLVEKTIRVRLDDLAGEVERRAFPPGSSAEKVRSLQDPLPESLLLDLASRFPDPISLLDEDGNVLHTIQPNPAVFKGRLEAGPLVVTAPDNIRRRLERSRVIVRLDQTSMSSEMTWAMAPIYDASDRLVGGLLVQPLTNSIRRELADTNAAYVSAFLIVMTLSVFTALIFGAVFTFLIVKPLRDVMQQVERFGAGDFSARIAMRKEDEFGRLASVINHMASQVENSVETLRATDMLRRQMIANFGHDLRTPLAALLGYLEETRRYLDEGNRASADEALDVAERQGKYLQQLIGDLFELSLLDSANAPLRKEPIPLGELLSDAANTHRPALKKAEINFAVELSPSLPMIEGDGVRLLRVLDNLLSNAMHHTPAGGTLQLAARVENTQALIEVRDTGCGMEPDVLEHIFDRYYTGTGARTRRRGTGLGLPISSAIAKAHGGSLTARSTPGEGSVFTLALPLNGTVTVGGDGV, from the coding sequence ATGATCCACGAAGAGCACGACATCGAACCAGCACCATGGTTCAGTCTGTCGCGTTCTGCTTTCTGGAAGGTTGCGGGCATCCTGGTGGGGGTGCAGGTGGCTACCGGCCTGCTGGCCGTGGCCCTCAGCGCCTATTTCGCCTATGACCGCAGTCTCAACCTGGTCGAGAAGACGATTCGCGTGCGTCTGGACGACCTGGCCGGGGAGGTAGAACGCCGCGCCTTTCCGCCCGGCTCGTCGGCGGAGAAGGTGCGTTCCTTGCAGGATCCGCTCCCGGAATCGCTGCTGCTCGACCTCGCCTCGCGGTTTCCCGATCCCATCTCCCTGCTGGATGAAGACGGCAACGTCCTGCACACCATCCAGCCGAACCCCGCGGTGTTCAAAGGCCGGCTCGAGGCCGGCCCGCTCGTCGTCACCGCGCCCGACAACATCCGCCGCCGGCTCGAACGCAGCCGCGTGATCGTCCGGCTCGACCAGACGTCGATGTCCAGCGAGATGACCTGGGCCATGGCGCCGATCTACGACGCCAGCGACCGCCTCGTCGGCGGCCTGCTCGTCCAGCCGCTCACCAACTCCATCCGCCGCGAGCTGGCGGACACGAATGCGGCGTACGTCTCGGCGTTCCTGATCGTCATGACGCTGTCGGTCTTCACCGCCCTGATCTTCGGCGCCGTCTTCACGTTCCTCATCGTGAAGCCGCTGCGCGACGTGATGCAGCAGGTGGAGCGGTTCGGCGCCGGCGACTTCAGCGCCCGCATCGCCATGCGCAAGGAGGACGAGTTCGGCCGCCTCGCCTCGGTGATCAATCACATGGCCAGCCAGGTGGAGAACAGCGTCGAGACGCTGCGGGCGACGGACATGCTGCGCCGGCAGATGATCGCCAACTTCGGGCACGACCTCCGCACGCCGCTCGCCGCGCTCCTCGGCTACCTGGAGGAGACGCGCCGCTACCTCGACGAGGGCAACCGCGCCTCGGCCGACGAGGCGCTCGACGTGGCCGAGCGGCAGGGCAAATACCTCCAGCAGCTCATCGGCGACCTCTTCGAGCTCAGCCTGCTCGACAGCGCCAACGCCCCGCTGCGCAAGGAGCCGATCCCGCTGGGCGAACTCCTCTCCGATGCGGCGAACACGCACCGGCCGGCGCTCAAGAAGGCCGAAATCAACTTCGCCGTGGAGCTGTCGCCGTCGCTTCCGATGATCGAGGGGGATGGCGTGCGCCTGCTCCGCGTGCTGGACAACCTGTTGTCGAATGCGATGCACCACACGCCGGCCGGCGGCACCCTCCAGCTCGCCGCGCGCGTGGAAAACACCCAGGCCCTCATCGAGGTGCGCGACACCGGCTGCGGGATGGAGCCGGACGTGCTGGAGCACATCTTCGACCGCTATTACACGGGGACAGGCGCCCGCACGCGCCGGCGCGGGACCGGCCTGGGCCTCCCGATCAGCTCCGCCATCGCCAAGGCCCACGGCGGCTCCCTCACCGCCCGCAGCACCCCCGGAGAGGGGAGCGTGTTTACCCTCGCGCTGCCGCTGAACGGCACGGTGACCGTCGGGGGGGATGGGGTTTGA
- a CDS encoding PLP-dependent aspartate aminotransferase family protein → MQVDTRTPYRFGTLAVHAGQEPDPVSGAIMTPIYQTSTYVQAAPGEHKGHEYARVTNPTRTALEKNLAALEQAEHGICFSSGVAGIDAILKGLRPGDHVVSTNDLYGGTFRLFRQVYEPFGLRFSFVDMRNLDAVEQAITPQTKLFWLETPTNPLIRILDLHQLVALAKSRDIDVAVDNTFASPYLQQPLALGADLVLHSSTKYLGGHSDLIGGVVCTSRDDWNEKLRFQVKCAGAVPGPMDCFLNLRGTKTLHIRMRQHCANAHAIATFLAEHHKVGHVYFPGLPDDPGHETAKKQMKDFGGMLSFTLASDSVENAFKVLSGTRVFALAESLGGVESLIGHPASMTHASIPREERIKNGLSDSLIRLSVGIEDAVDLIEDLDAALGHI, encoded by the coding sequence ATGCAAGTCGACACCAGGACCCCGTACCGTTTCGGCACCCTCGCCGTTCACGCCGGCCAGGAACCGGACCCCGTCAGCGGCGCCATCATGACGCCCATCTACCAGACTTCGACCTACGTCCAGGCGGCGCCGGGCGAACACAAGGGGCACGAGTACGCGCGCGTCACGAACCCGACGCGGACGGCGCTCGAGAAGAACCTGGCGGCGCTCGAGCAGGCCGAGCACGGCATCTGCTTCTCGTCCGGCGTGGCCGGCATCGACGCCATCCTGAAAGGGCTGCGCCCCGGCGACCACGTCGTGTCGACGAACGACCTCTACGGCGGCACCTTCCGGCTCTTCCGGCAGGTTTACGAACCCTTTGGGCTCCGCTTCTCGTTCGTGGACATGCGCAACCTCGACGCCGTCGAGCAGGCCATCACGCCGCAGACAAAGCTGTTCTGGCTCGAGACGCCGACCAACCCGCTGATCCGCATCCTCGACCTCCACCAGCTCGTGGCGCTCGCCAAGTCCCGCGACATCGACGTCGCGGTCGACAACACCTTCGCCTCGCCCTACCTCCAGCAGCCGCTCGCCCTCGGGGCGGATCTCGTGCTGCACTCGTCGACGAAATACCTCGGCGGGCACTCGGACCTCATCGGCGGGGTCGTATGCACGAGCCGGGACGATTGGAACGAGAAGCTGCGGTTTCAGGTGAAGTGCGCCGGCGCGGTGCCGGGGCCCATGGACTGCTTCCTCAACCTGCGCGGCACCAAGACGCTGCACATCCGCATGCGGCAGCACTGCGCGAACGCGCACGCCATCGCCACTTTCCTCGCCGAACACCACAAGGTCGGCCACGTCTATTTCCCCGGCCTGCCCGACGACCCAGGTCACGAGACCGCCAAGAAGCAGATGAAGGACTTCGGCGGCATGCTCTCGTTCACCCTCGCGTCAGACTCCGTCGAGAATGCCTTCAAGGTGCTCTCCGGCACGCGCGTCTTTGCGCTGGCCGAAAGCCTGGGCGGTGTGGAGAGCCTCATCGGCCATCCGGCGTCGATGACCCATGCGTCCATCCCCCGGGAAGAGCGGATCAAAAACGGCCTGAGCGACTCCCTCATCCGCCTCTCGGTGGGGATCGAGGATGCGGTGGATCTGATCGAAGACCTGGACGCGGCGTTGGGGCACATATAG
- a CDS encoding DUF4062 domain-containing protein, with product MSHTHLRIFVASPGDVADERKAIKGIVDEVEKLLQKERAISLDLVMWETDSRPAAGEPQPNINEQIGDYDIFIGLLWKRFGTPTTKAGSGTEEEFNLAYERWLKSEEKPKRPDILFYFCKKPFYPDSDEEHEQFGKVLAFRRKHQKSNFFWVYETVDQFKDELRGHLFDTVVARVPLRSAERTETLRAALPSSQTRSLYLQRLASHCRHLPLGAMGSDNDEAAVTLDQVYISLDTTSRQQELAGMGGADDKENPPLSALEAFERNPRLVLLGHPGSGKSTFVNEVLARYAIALQDDTAEPPAGLPRTLTPVKIVLRDFAGRLAAFDDAKLSAKKRRAALADLFRDQAVADLAQFKAADFADGIAAAFETGHCLLVLDGLDEVPPASRVRMRMAVAALLEHFTIRHCIVTCRVRSYQDADTKIAGFVDHTLAPLNDEQKERFAHQWYHTSPQLERLGAEKADTRSKRLTEAAKRRELRDIAGNPMLLTTMAIIHQRDIELPDERARLYHLAVDVMLRRWQRHKVGDEEPSAAIAAFLGSEDRLREAMQRIAYEAHASPAGDDGLADLNRDEAINILKDNKYLGSYAAAEGFLDYADKKSGLLLGRGGDAETPDTYGFPHRTFQEYLAGCYIVSRPNVQGELVTHAEKGDFWYVAVQLGLEEMFYNNKRTWEVLRLAYAFCQDECPEPVHEQRLVLWAGFIANLVKPTFILEDTQTKGGGAAFLARLKAQLVQILRGTLPATERVESGRLLGFLGDPRPEVMDVDQMEFCYVPAGEVLMGTDEKNPISSSDLPQEELDLFGAKGDMRLCCPMSSGSQGIRYQTLNTRPS from the coding sequence ATGTCTCATACCCATCTCCGCATTTTCGTCGCCTCTCCGGGCGACGTCGCCGACGAACGCAAGGCGATCAAAGGGATCGTCGATGAAGTGGAAAAGCTTCTCCAGAAGGAACGCGCGATCTCGCTCGATCTCGTGATGTGGGAGACCGACAGCCGGCCGGCTGCCGGCGAGCCGCAGCCTAACATCAACGAGCAGATCGGTGACTACGACATCTTCATCGGCCTGCTCTGGAAACGATTCGGAACGCCGACGACGAAAGCCGGCTCGGGCACGGAAGAGGAATTCAACCTCGCTTATGAACGGTGGCTCAAGAGTGAGGAAAAACCAAAGCGTCCGGATATCCTGTTCTATTTCTGTAAGAAACCGTTCTACCCGGATTCTGACGAGGAGCATGAGCAGTTCGGGAAGGTGTTGGCCTTTCGTCGTAAACACCAGAAGTCGAATTTCTTCTGGGTCTACGAAACTGTAGACCAGTTCAAAGATGAGTTGCGCGGACACCTCTTTGACACTGTTGTTGCGCGCGTGCCGCTCCGATCCGCCGAGCGAACCGAGACGCTGCGGGCGGCGTTGCCGTCCAGCCAGACGCGCTCCCTCTACCTCCAGCGCCTCGCCAGCCATTGCCGGCACCTCCCGCTCGGAGCGATGGGGTCCGACAACGACGAAGCCGCCGTCACCCTCGATCAGGTCTACATCTCGCTCGATACGACATCACGGCAACAGGAATTGGCCGGGATGGGCGGTGCAGACGACAAAGAAAATCCGCCGCTGAGTGCGCTGGAGGCTTTCGAACGGAACCCACGCCTCGTGCTGCTCGGCCATCCCGGTTCGGGGAAAAGCACATTCGTCAACGAAGTGCTGGCGCGGTATGCCATCGCCCTGCAGGACGACACGGCGGAGCCACCTGCCGGCCTCCCGCGCACCCTCACGCCGGTGAAGATCGTCCTGCGCGATTTTGCGGGTCGCCTCGCCGCCTTCGACGACGCGAAGCTGTCCGCCAAGAAACGGCGCGCGGCGTTGGCCGATCTGTTTCGCGATCAGGCCGTAGCCGACCTCGCGCAGTTCAAGGCTGCCGACTTCGCCGACGGCATCGCGGCGGCCTTTGAGACCGGCCATTGCCTGCTGGTGCTCGACGGCCTCGATGAAGTGCCGCCCGCGTCGCGTGTCCGTATGCGTATGGCCGTAGCCGCGTTGCTGGAGCACTTCACGATCCGTCATTGCATCGTCACCTGCCGGGTGCGCTCGTACCAGGATGCCGACACCAAGATCGCCGGCTTCGTCGACCACACGCTGGCCCCGCTCAACGACGAACAAAAAGAGCGTTTTGCCCATCAATGGTACCACACCTCGCCGCAACTCGAGCGGCTCGGCGCGGAGAAGGCCGATACGCGCTCGAAACGACTCACAGAGGCGGCGAAGCGCCGCGAGCTGCGCGACATCGCCGGCAACCCGATGCTGCTCACCACGATGGCCATCATCCACCAGCGCGATATCGAGCTGCCCGACGAGCGCGCGCGGCTGTACCATCTCGCCGTGGATGTGATGCTCCGCCGATGGCAGCGCCACAAGGTGGGCGACGAGGAGCCATCTGCAGCTATCGCTGCGTTCCTTGGGAGCGAAGATCGACTGCGGGAGGCCATGCAACGGATCGCCTACGAAGCCCACGCGTCGCCGGCCGGCGACGACGGGCTGGCCGATTTGAATCGCGACGAGGCCATCAACATCCTCAAAGACAACAAGTACCTTGGCAGCTACGCGGCGGCAGAAGGGTTTCTGGACTATGCCGACAAAAAATCCGGGCTTCTGCTCGGTCGTGGCGGCGACGCGGAAACGCCCGATACCTACGGGTTTCCTCACCGCACCTTTCAGGAATACCTTGCCGGCTGCTACATTGTCAGCCGCCCGAACGTGCAGGGCGAGCTGGTGACCCACGCCGAAAAAGGCGATTTCTGGTACGTGGCGGTGCAGCTCGGCCTGGAGGAGATGTTCTACAACAACAAACGCACCTGGGAGGTGTTGCGCCTCGCCTACGCGTTCTGCCAAGACGAATGCCCCGAGCCGGTGCACGAACAACGGCTTGTACTCTGGGCCGGCTTTATCGCCAATTTGGTGAAACCGACTTTTATCCTGGAAGATACACAGACCAAAGGGGGCGGGGCGGCGTTTCTGGCACGACTCAAGGCGCAGCTGGTTCAAATTCTCCGCGGCACACTTCCAGCCACAGAACGCGTCGAATCCGGCCGATTGCTTGGGTTTCTGGGTGATCCTAGGCCGGAGGTTATGGACGTCGACCAGATGGAGTTTTGCTATGTGCCGGCTGGGGAAGTGCTTATGGGTACAGATGAAAAGAATCCCATTTCGTCTTCGGACTTACCTCAAGAAGAACTGGATCTTTTTGGGGCAAAGGGAGACATGCGGTTGTGCTGTCCAATGAGTTCTGGATCGCAAGGTATCCGGTATCAAACGCTCAATACCAGGCCTTCGTAA
- a CDS encoding CoA pyrophosphatase, with translation MPVVPFHALIARLRTRLSSPLPGTAAHLTMAPGYRLPDTLRIDDKPCRQAGVLALLFPVGDEAAVLLTQRRHDLKRHAGQLSFPGGRSEPDEPLHRTALRETYEEIGLAPDRIELLGALSPLYINVSNYCVHPYVGATPAEPADLVLQEAEVTLVHTLRLADLLAPGARTMEGLPINGARVDVPVFAVNGLSIWGATAMMLAELLAVCEEAG, from the coding sequence ATGCCCGTCGTTCCGTTCCACGCGCTCATCGCCCGGCTCCGGACCCGCCTGTCGTCTCCCCTGCCCGGCACCGCCGCGCACCTGACGATGGCCCCGGGCTACCGCCTGCCGGACACGCTGCGCATCGACGACAAGCCCTGCCGCCAGGCCGGGGTCCTCGCGCTGCTCTTCCCCGTCGGCGACGAGGCGGCGGTGCTCCTCACGCAGCGACGGCACGACCTCAAGCGCCACGCCGGCCAGCTCTCCTTCCCAGGCGGCCGCAGCGAGCCGGACGAGCCGCTCCACCGCACGGCCCTCCGTGAAACCTACGAAGAAATCGGCCTCGCGCCCGACCGCATCGAACTCCTCGGCGCCCTCTCGCCGCTCTATATCAACGTCTCCAACTACTGTGTCCATCCGTATGTAGGGGCCACGCCCGCCGAGCCGGCGGATCTCGTGCTTCAGGAAGCGGAGGTGACGCTCGTGCACACGCTGCGCCTCGCCGACCTGCTCGCACCCGGCGCGCGCACGATGGAAGGTCTACCGATCAACGGCGCCCGGGTGGATGTGCCTGTATTCGCCGTCAACGGCCTCTCGATCTGGGGCGCGACGGCCATGATGCTGGCGGAATTGCTCGCGGTGTGCGAAGAAGCGGGATGA